The genome window CGCCTTTAACAGCAGAAGTCTTTGAAGGCTCGGTGCGGATAGCTAGGCCCCTCGGAGCTACGCGAGGTTCTACTTGCCGGCACAGACTTACCGGGCCCGGTGCCGGTGCTGGTGCCGGTGCTGGTGCTGGTGCCGGTGCCGGTGCCGGTGCTGGTGCCGGTGCCGGTGCTGGTGCTGGTGCCGGTGCCGGTGCCGGTGCGGGTGCGGGTGCGGGTGCCGGTGCTGGTGCAGGTGCTGGTGCCGGTGCGGGTGCGGGTGCTGGTGCGGGTGCTGGTGTCGCAGCAGGTGCCGGACTTGGACTCGGTGCAGGTGCCGGTGCAGGTGCCGGTGCTGGTGTCGCTGCCGGCCTTGGGGAAGGAGTTTGACTAATTGTGGTGCTGGCTGTCGTGCACGAACCTAAATTAGCCTCGTTGTTGGGATATCCGCTAGCCACATACCCTGTGACGGGAGCGGTTATTTGAATCCAGAGGCGACCGTCGGAGGCTTTAACAGAAGTAGCGCCTTGGGACAGCGTTACCTGAGTGTTAAGTCCTACCCCGCCAACTCTAGGGGATTTGGGGTCTGGCTTCTGGCGAACGGTCAAACCTTCTTTGGGAGTGACTTTACGGCAAAGGTTGCCAGCTTGGGCTATTTGAAACGTGGCGCTATCTTCAAAGGAAATATTTTCCGCATCTGGACTGACAGTGGATGTTGATGGGGCGGCAACACCGATGGCATTCGCCTGCCAACTTCCGGTTGCGATCGCGATCGCGCCCAGCAATGCAGCGGGTTTGTTCCAGCAATTCAAGTTTTTCATCCGTTCAAATCCTCACTTAATCACAATCATTATCTTAATTGCAGGTCAATATAGCAAAAAAATCGATTTGTCTTCCACAAAAAAGCCTTATATAACTTTTTTATAGCCGGAAGTCAAGTTTTATTGATATTATTTAATGTTTGGCGAGTTGAGCGAAGAGACATAAAGCTGCTACGCCTATAAATGGCTCATTATGGCAGAGGCGGAGAGGGGGAGAATGCCAGAGTGTCCGAGTCGGGGAATGGCAGAGGGGCAAAGTCAACAGTTA of Oscillatoria nigro-viridis PCC 7112 contains these proteins:
- a CDS encoding SH3 domain-containing protein, translated to MKNLNCWNKPAALLGAIAIATGSWQANAIGVAAPSTSTVSPDAENISFEDSATFQIAQAGNLCRKVTPKEGLTVRQKPDPKSPRVGGVGLNTQVTLSQGATSVKASDGRLWIQITAPVTGYVASGYPNNEANLGSCTTASTTISQTPSPRPAATPAPAPAPAPAPSPSPAPAATPAPAPAPAPAPAPAPAPAPAPAPAPAPAPAPAPAPAPAPAPAPAPAPAPAPAPAPAPAPGPVSLCRQVEPRVAPRGLAIRTEPSKTSAVKGGVPANGQVTLVPNFQLVKDKNGENRNWVEISAPVAGFISAGNLIMCK